The Microcoleus sp. FACHB-68 genome contains the following window.
CGACATTCACATATTCTTTAGCAACTGATTGCAAACTCGTGTAAAGTGTGCTTGTTTTGCCAGAGCCGGTCGGGCCGGTGAGGATGATCATGCCTTGGGGCTGGCTTAACCAATTTTTAAACGTCGCCAGGTTCTTTTGAGAAAAGCCTAAGTCTTCCATATTGGAAAACGGGTTCTGTTGGGGTAATAACCGAATCACGGCTTTTTCCCCACCCACACAAGGCAGGGTACTCACTCGCATATCTAAACCCACTTCATCTTGACCGGCAGCATAATTTTCTCCGATCCGCCCATCTTGAGGCCGCCGGCTTTCCGCAATATCCATATTGGACATAACTTTGATGGCCACAACCATTTGCCGGCTAATTTCGCGCGGCAAAGTCGTAATATCCCGCAGCACACCATCAATGCGATAGCGTACCTTTAAGCCTTCTTGCATCGGTTCCAAATGAATATCACTAGCGCGGTTGCGTAATGCCCCAGAAATTAAGGTTCTAATTCGCCCAATTTGGTTAACTGCTTTGGAGAGATAAATTTCGGTGGTTTCGCTGAGATCTTCTCTCTCTTCTTCGCCGGTGAGGGGATTGACTAAAGGGGCGGAACTAATGCGGTTGGGATCGAGCTTTTGTGTGTGATACCAAGAGCGATAACTTTTGTCGTCAATCTGTATGATTTTGATATTGCTGAAGGTGCGCTCGCTGAGGTAGTCCATCTCTTCATTAGAGATTTCAACCGGACTGCCCAAATAGTAGCAGTTGCGCCACAGCAGCAAGGGGATCACCGGCGGCAACTGTTTTCTGTCAGGAAATTCTCGAAAAAAGCGATAACTAACTTCTCGATCAAGCAGTCTCAGGTTGAGTAGACCATTTTGATCGACCAGCAACCGAAGTGCTTGTTCGCAAGTGATCACCTGATTTCTAAGCTGTTGCCAAGCAGATTGGATAGCTGGAGAAGTTTGCATAGGGGTTGCCGGCATCGGCTGCGGTAGTGCTGATCGTCAGGATAACAGAAAGCTTACGGGCTGTTGATTTAACGGCAGATTGGAAGGTCAATTTGCTGCCGGCAATCCCTATGCGATGGCATTATCTTTAAATGCCGGCATTTTTGCTCACTTCTTTGGTCAAATTCTGCTTTAAGCAGGCTATACTCCCTTTTAAGTTAGGTTGCCCCATGCCCCTTGCCCCACGCCCATACCTTTAGGTTGGCGCAGCCTTGCCTAATGCCCCATGCCCCATGCCCCATGCCCCTACCTTTAGTAGCGGATTTCTACTAATTTTCATTAAATGCCTGAAATTTAAACCCTGTAGATCCAAATATGGAAACACTGCCGGTTAAAAATACCATGCGAGGTTTTTGCAAAAAATTATAAGAATCAGATCCTTTCACTGTAGATAATTTGAGGCAATTTCGGGTGTTGCGGTTAAAATACGGATACCCGATCAGGTTATGTGTCTTTATCGGCTACAATAAAAACTGTAAAAAATGTTAGCAGTTGAGAGTTAAAAGCAAGCATGGTCTGCTCCGAAGAAGTTCAAATTCAAACTTCCTCTCTTGACCTGGATGAACTCAACCAGAGATTTGACACAGCCCATCCAAGAGAGATTCTGGCCTGGTGTATCAGAAATATTCCGACAGGACTGGTACAGACCAGTGCGTTTGGAGTCAGTGGTATGGTGACGATGGATATTCTATACCGCGAACTCAAACCAGAGCCGCCCGTGCCGGTGCTGTTTCTCGATACGCTGCATCATTTCCGCGAAACTTTAGAACTCGTTGAAAACTCCAAGAACCTCTACAACTTGGATCTGAGAGTCTATAAAATTGAGGGCGTAGATTCTCGCGAAGCGTTTGCCGAGG
Protein-coding sequences here:
- a CDS encoding GspE/PulE family protein; translation: MQTSPAIQSAWQQLRNQVITCEQALRLLVDQNGLLNLRLLDREVSYRFFREFPDRKQLPPVIPLLLWRNCYYLGSPVEISNEEMDYLSERTFSNIKIIQIDDKSYRSWYHTQKLDPNRISSAPLVNPLTGEEEREDLSETTEIYLSKAVNQIGRIRTLISGALRNRASDIHLEPMQEGLKVRYRIDGVLRDITTLPREISRQMVVAIKVMSNMDIAESRRPQDGRIGENYAAGQDEVGLDMRVSTLPCVGGEKAVIRLLPQQNPFSNMEDLGFSQKNLATFKNWLSQPQGMIILTGPTGSGKTSTLYTSLQSVAKEYVNVVTVEDPVEYVLPRITQTQVNERAGMTFAAGLRAILRQDPDIIMVGEIRDQETAETAVRAALTGHLVFTTLHTNDAVGAIPRLKDIGPDPGLISDALLGIVAQRLVRRVCPHCTEAYTPSDQDLQVLGLERDQAKPDSWRKGRGCANCFSSGYLGREAIVEILDIDEMVQQLIYEGTMTQLHRYLNQCGFASFRLAAIDKVTTGITTVEEVLRVLHRSALRRKGGTVVAAGSETPAGIEPGGAS